In a single window of the Bacillus mycoides genome:
- the recG gene encoding ATP-dependent DNA helicase RecG translates to MNEVVQVPVTDVKGIGGETSELLHEMGIYTVSHLLEHFPYRYEDYAMKDLAEVKHDERVTVEGKVHSAPLLQYYGKKKSRLTVRVLVGRYLITAVCFNRPYYKQKLNLDETVTITGKWDQHRQTIAVSELNFGPVVRQQEVEPVYSVKGKLTVKQMRRFVAQAFKEYGDSIVEVLPDGLLSRYKLLSRYEALRGLHFPVGQEDLKQARRRFVYEEFFLFQLKMQTLRKMERENSKGTKKEISLVELQEFTDALPFPLTGAQRRVVDEIMKDMISPYRMNRLLQGDVGSGKTVVAAIALYAAKLAHYQGALMVPTEILAEQHYQSLTETFSHFGMKVELLTSSVKGARRREILSRLEQGEVDILVGTHALIQDEVIFHRLGLVITDEQHRFGVAQRRVLREKGESPDVLFMTATPIPRTLAITAFGEMDVSIIDEMPAGRKVIETYWAKHDMLDRVLGFVEKEIKKGRQAYVICPLIEESEKLDVQNAIDLHSMLTHHYQGKCQVGLMHGRLSSQEKEEIMGQFSENKVQILVSTTVVEVGVNVPNATVMVIYDAERFGLSQLHQLRGRVGRGSEQSYCLLIADPKSETGKERMRIMTETNDGFVLSEKDLELRGPGDFFGSKQSGLPEFKVADMVHDYRALETARQDAAILVDSEAFWHNDQYASLRTYLDGTGVFQGEKLD, encoded by the coding sequence TTGAATGAAGTTGTACAAGTTCCTGTTACGGATGTAAAGGGAATCGGAGGAGAAACATCTGAGTTGTTACACGAGATGGGAATTTATACAGTTTCTCATCTATTAGAACATTTTCCGTACCGCTATGAAGACTATGCGATGAAAGATCTTGCTGAAGTAAAGCATGACGAGCGTGTAACGGTTGAGGGGAAAGTTCATAGTGCTCCTTTACTGCAATATTATGGGAAGAAGAAGTCACGTCTTACAGTTCGTGTTCTCGTCGGTCGTTATTTAATTACAGCTGTATGTTTTAATAGACCATACTATAAACAAAAGTTAAATTTAGATGAAACGGTAACGATTACTGGTAAATGGGATCAGCATCGCCAAACAATTGCTGTATCAGAACTGAATTTTGGACCGGTTGTACGACAACAAGAAGTAGAACCTGTATATTCAGTGAAAGGAAAACTGACAGTAAAACAGATGCGCCGGTTTGTTGCACAAGCATTTAAGGAGTATGGAGATTCTATAGTCGAAGTGTTACCAGATGGTTTGTTAAGTCGATATAAATTATTATCACGCTATGAAGCGCTCAGAGGGTTACATTTTCCAGTGGGACAGGAAGACTTAAAGCAAGCGCGTCGCCGTTTTGTATATGAGGAGTTTTTCTTGTTTCAGTTGAAAATGCAAACATTACGGAAAATGGAAAGGGAAAACTCGAAAGGGACGAAAAAGGAAATTTCATTAGTAGAATTGCAAGAGTTTACTGATGCGCTTCCGTTTCCATTAACTGGCGCACAACGCCGGGTTGTAGATGAAATAATGAAAGATATGATATCTCCGTACCGAATGAATCGATTATTGCAAGGGGATGTAGGTTCTGGGAAAACAGTTGTTGCTGCGATTGCTCTTTATGCGGCGAAATTGGCTCATTATCAAGGTGCTTTGATGGTTCCTACAGAAATTTTAGCTGAGCAACATTATCAGTCGCTCACGGAGACGTTTTCACATTTCGGTATGAAGGTTGAATTGCTAACAAGTTCTGTTAAAGGTGCGAGACGTCGAGAAATTTTGTCGAGATTAGAACAAGGAGAAGTAGACATCCTTGTTGGAACGCACGCTTTAATTCAAGACGAAGTTATATTTCATAGGTTAGGTCTCGTTATTACCGATGAACAGCATCGATTTGGTGTGGCGCAGCGCCGGGTTTTACGTGAGAAAGGTGAAAGTCCAGATGTATTGTTTATGACGGCGACCCCAATCCCGCGTACGTTAGCTATCACTGCATTTGGAGAGATGGACGTTTCTATTATCGACGAAATGCCAGCTGGTAGAAAGGTAATCGAAACGTACTGGGCAAAACATGATATGTTAGATCGTGTCCTCGGCTTTGTGGAGAAAGAGATAAAAAAAGGAAGACAGGCATATGTTATTTGCCCTCTTATTGAAGAGTCTGAGAAGCTTGATGTACAAAATGCTATCGACTTACATAGTATGCTGACTCATCATTATCAAGGGAAATGCCAAGTTGGATTAATGCATGGGAGACTATCATCTCAAGAAAAAGAAGAGATAATGGGACAGTTTAGTGAAAATAAAGTGCAAATTCTTGTGTCGACAACAGTTGTTGAAGTAGGCGTGAATGTACCAAATGCGACTGTTATGGTTATTTATGACGCGGAACGTTTCGGTTTATCACAGCTCCATCAGCTGAGGGGGCGTGTTGGGCGTGGTAGTGAACAATCATATTGTTTATTAATTGCGGACCCGAAATCAGAAACGGGAAAAGAAAGAATGCGCATTATGACTGAAACAAATGATGGATTTGTATTGTCAGAAAAAGATTTAGAGTTACGAGGTCCTGGGGATTTCTTTGGAAGTAAGCAAAGTGGTCTACCAGAATTTAAGGTTGCTGATATGGTAC